Proteins encoded within one genomic window of Companilactobacillus sp.:
- a CDS encoding cold-shock protein has product MEQGTVKWFNPDKGFGFITREDGSDVFAHFSAIQGEGFKTLDEGQHVTFDVEDGERGPQAANIVKD; this is encoded by the coding sequence ATGGAACAAGGAACAGTTAAATGGTTTAACCCTGATAAAGGTTTTGGTTTTATTACTCGCGAAGATGGTAGTGACGTATTTGCTCACTTCTCAGCTATCCAAGGTGAAGGATTCAAGACTTTAGACGAAGGTCAACACGTAACATTCGACGTAGAAGACGGCGAACGTGGACCACAAGCTGCTAACATCGTTAAAGACTAA
- a CDS encoding PadR family transcriptional regulator: MKGLTELLKGSLEGIVLQHISKGETYGYEITNYLIDFGFEDIVEGTVYTVLLRLEKKNLLTVERRKSDVGPQRKFYRLNENGEKYLKEFWTKWTFLAEKMQQLEDK, encoded by the coding sequence ATGAAAGGATTAACTGAGCTACTAAAAGGATCACTGGAAGGAATCGTCTTGCAGCATATCAGCAAAGGCGAAACTTACGGGTATGAGATCACCAATTATCTGATTGATTTTGGATTTGAAGATATTGTGGAAGGAACTGTTTATACAGTTCTCCTACGACTTGAGAAAAAGAATTTATTGACGGTTGAACGTCGAAAGTCAGATGTCGGTCCACAACGAAAATTTTATCGACTAAACGAAAATGGTGAAAAATATTTAAAAGAATTCTGGACCAAATGGACTTTTTTGGCAGAAAAAATGCAGCAATTGGAGGATAAATAA
- a CDS encoding DNA-directed RNA polymerase subunit beta has translation MERIVPRDKWLYNDRGMMKWMGWLLSDHSAFMEGEKNKENLQPILPQMGVVDISDRLQQAWESADYVSIQLNVLNHDNFVPELVGVVVGFDAGRIYLQMDSGETKLLRVEEIRSVIPVREDKWWNDDK, from the coding sequence ATGGAACGAATTGTCCCGCGGGATAAATGGCTATATAACGATCGTGGCATGATGAAGTGGATGGGCTGGTTGTTGAGTGATCACAGTGCATTTATGGAAGGAGAAAAGAATAAGGAGAACTTACAGCCAATATTGCCACAAATGGGAGTTGTTGATATCAGCGACCGTTTGCAACAAGCATGGGAATCAGCTGATTATGTCTCAATTCAATTAAACGTTTTGAATCACGATAACTTTGTCCCTGAGTTAGTGGGGGTAGTAGTCGGATTTGATGCAGGTAGGATTTATTTGCAAATGGATAGCGGGGAAACCAAATTACTTAGAGTAGAAGAAATTCGTTCAGTTATTCCAGTCAGAGAAGATAAATGGTGGAATGATGATAAATAA
- a CDS encoding DUF1048 domain-containing protein gives MPNFLKKILGDKQRYRNFKKDTDALPQPYDEAMKAIEKYMWNFAKGEGFMDALEAVLHMFQESSAENVPVENIIGSDPVKFCDNIMAQYPNDLWIITYQNKLRKQIKEITD, from the coding sequence ATGCCAAACTTTTTAAAAAAAATCTTAGGAGACAAGCAACGTTATCGCAATTTTAAAAAAGATACTGATGCTTTGCCACAACCATATGATGAGGCTATGAAGGCCATCGAAAAATATATGTGGAATTTTGCTAAGGGCGAGGGATTCATGGACGCCCTTGAAGCTGTCTTGCATATGTTCCAAGAGAGTTCAGCTGAAAATGTTCCAGTTGAAAATATCATCGGATCTGATCCGGTCAAATTTTGTGATAATATCATGGCTCAATATCCTAATGACCTCTGGATCATCACTTATCAAAATAAACTTAGAAAACAAATCAAAGAAATTACAGATTAA